From Calothrix sp. PCC 6303, a single genomic window includes:
- a CDS encoding tautomerase family protein codes for MPQLKIYGLREFLDPIKQELSDIINSCMTDALQYPPEKRNQRFFPLERSDFFYPPDRTERYTIIELSMFEGRSVAAKKQLIRLLFERVQPLGISAQDLEITIFETPKHNWGFRGLPGDEHQLSYKVDV; via the coding sequence ATGCCGCAGCTAAAAATTTATGGTTTGAGGGAATTCCTTGATCCGATTAAGCAAGAACTTTCGGATATCATTAATTCCTGCATGACTGATGCTCTACAATATCCCCCAGAAAAACGTAACCAAAGGTTTTTTCCCCTTGAGCGTTCCGACTTTTTTTACCCGCCAGACCGCACGGAACGGTATACAATCATTGAATTGAGTATGTTTGAAGGACGTAGTGTTGCAGCGAAAAAACAGCTAATTCGGTTGTTGTTTGAGCGGGTTCAGCCATTGGGTATTTCTGCACAGGATTTGGAAATTACAATTTTTGAAACTCCTAAGCACAATTGGGGTTTCCGGGGTTTACCTGGAGATGAACACCAATTGAGTTACAAGGTAGATGTCTGA
- a CDS encoding GNAT family N-acetyltransferase, translating into MASDGDVTLRLAQPDDCDALFYLIQALAEYENLSDAVSGSSQLLKEHLFGSPKYAEAIIAELNHQVVGFALFFHNYSTFLTKPGIYLEDIFVLPEYRRQGVGKALLSRVAQVALERDCGRIEWSVLDWNEPAQNFYRLMGAAILDDWRICRVKGEGIAQLAIKS; encoded by the coding sequence ATGGCTTCCGATGGTGATGTCACCTTGCGTCTTGCTCAACCTGATGACTGTGATGCACTTTTTTATTTAATTCAAGCCTTGGCAGAATACGAAAATTTATCTGATGCAGTAAGTGGTAGTTCTCAACTTCTGAAAGAACATCTTTTTGGTTCACCCAAGTATGCTGAAGCGATCATTGCAGAATTAAATCATCAAGTTGTGGGTTTTGCTCTATTTTTCCACAATTATTCAACTTTTCTGACAAAACCGGGAATTTATCTCGAAGATATCTTTGTATTACCAGAATATCGTCGCCAAGGTGTTGGCAAAGCTTTATTAAGTAGGGTAGCTCAGGTAGCCCTAGAACGTGATTGTGGAAGGATAGAGTGGAGTGTCCTCGATTGGAATGAACCTGCCCAAAATTTTTATCGGTTGATGGGTGCAGCTATTTTGGATGACTGGAGAATTTGCCGGGTTAAGGGAGAAGGAATCGCCCAACTTGCAATTAAATCCTAG
- a CDS encoding DUF6737 family protein — protein MSESQSPSVWQYKPWWCQPWSILLTGITLIGGSWLVFQIIWLTIIVAIPILTWMIFFLIIYPKLAINSEMPNIIEQQKH, from the coding sequence ATGTCAGAATCTCAATCTCCCAGCGTTTGGCAGTATAAACCTTGGTGGTGTCAACCTTGGTCTATTCTTCTCACAGGTATCACGTTGATTGGTGGTAGCTGGTTAGTATTTCAGATTATTTGGCTAACCATTATTGTTGCTATCCCCATCCTCACTTGGATGATATTTTTCCTGATTATTTATCCCAAATTAGCAATTAATAGTGAGATGCCAAATATCATAGAGCAACAAAAACACTAA
- a CDS encoding diacylglycerol/lipid kinase family protein — protein sequence MVNMLPFKPQVLILFNPFAGQAYNLKRSLEGAAEVWRSRGWEVELRPTKAAGDATIQAREAAMKGYDVVVAAGGDGTVNEVMNGLVGTNTALAVLPIGTVNIWARELGLSMEPKRAATSLLDAHLEKIDVGKAGNRYFLLMAGIGFDAAVTAIINPQEKKQLGVLAYVKQAIQLAWNFPGITSHIRVDGKRIRGRILMLVIGNSQLYGGVVKLTAHAIINDGLLDVCVIKGRSMLIAPLRLLSIFTRRYNLDPKVEYYRAKRIQIKGKKVMAVQVDGDYLGVTPMNFQVIPGGLWVLVPPSADQALWKIK from the coding sequence ATGGTTAACATGCTTCCATTCAAGCCACAGGTACTAATTCTTTTCAATCCTTTTGCAGGGCAGGCTTATAATCTGAAGCGATCGCTAGAAGGTGCCGCTGAGGTTTGGCGTAGTCGTGGTTGGGAAGTAGAACTTCGTCCCACCAAGGCTGCTGGTGATGCCACAATTCAAGCGCGAGAAGCAGCAATGAAAGGCTATGATGTGGTTGTAGCCGCTGGTGGCGATGGAACAGTTAATGAAGTGATGAATGGCTTAGTGGGTACAAATACTGCCTTAGCTGTGTTACCCATCGGAACAGTGAACATTTGGGCAAGGGAATTAGGCTTATCCATGGAACCTAAACGTGCAGCCACAAGTTTGCTGGATGCACACCTAGAAAAAATTGATGTTGGTAAAGCTGGAAATCGGTATTTTTTATTAATGGCAGGAATCGGTTTTGATGCTGCTGTCACAGCAATCATTAATCCCCAAGAAAAAAAACAACTGGGGGTACTAGCCTATGTCAAACAAGCCATACAACTAGCATGGAACTTTCCGGGGATTACTTCCCATATTCGCGTTGATGGTAAACGGATACGGGGACGTATATTAATGTTAGTAATTGGTAATAGTCAGCTTTATGGGGGTGTAGTTAAGTTAACAGCACATGCCATTATTAATGATGGCTTACTGGATGTCTGCGTTATTAAAGGACGCAGTATGTTAATAGCGCCCTTGAGACTACTATCTATTTTTACACGCCGTTATAACCTCGATCCCAAAGTGGAATATTACCGTGCCAAGAGAATCCAAATAAAGGGTAAAAAAGTTATGGCAGTACAAGTAGATGGGGATTATTTAGGTGTAACACCAATGAACTTTCAGGTAATTCCTGGTGGTTTGTGGGTACTGGTTCCCCCCAGTGCAGATCAAGCATTATGGAAAATTAAATAA
- a CDS encoding esterase/lipase family protein produces MGVISSVDSIKQSRNPILLVHGIEDTGLVFSKMAMHLKKSGWDVYAINLVPNNGDVGLDELAQQIANYIKGNFPQDQMLDIVGFSMGGIVSRYYVQRLGGIKRVQRFITISSPHHGTIAAYASKRPGCVQMRPDSLFIKDLNSDACMLKDINFTSIWTPYDLIILPPSSSQMPFGNQVIIPSILHPWMLSDIRSLKAVEEALGESVRNITI; encoded by the coding sequence ATGGGAGTGATTTCCTCAGTGGACAGTATAAAGCAGTCGCGCAATCCGATCTTATTGGTACATGGCATTGAAGATACTGGACTAGTGTTCTCAAAAATGGCAATGCACCTTAAAAAATCTGGTTGGGATGTATATGCCATAAACTTAGTACCAAATAATGGAGATGTTGGTTTAGATGAACTAGCGCAACAGATTGCTAATTATATTAAGGGAAACTTTCCCCAAGACCAGATGCTAGATATTGTGGGTTTTAGCATGGGGGGAATAGTCAGCCGTTACTATGTCCAGAGACTGGGAGGAATTAAGCGTGTGCAGAGGTTTATCACAATTTCTTCTCCCCACCACGGTACTATTGCGGCTTATGCTTCTAAGCGTCCTGGGTGCGTGCAGATGCGTCCTGATAGTTTATTTATCAAGGATTTGAATTCTGATGCTTGCATGTTGAAGGATATTAACTTTACTTCAATTTGGACACCTTATGATTTGATTATTCTTCCACCAAGTAGTTCTCAAATGCCTTTTGGAAATCAGGTAATTATCCCCTCAATACTGCACCCATGGATGTTGTCGGATATTAGAAGTTTAAAGGCTGTGGAAGAGGCGTTAGGTGAATCAGTTAGAAATATTACTATATAG
- a CDS encoding WD40 repeat domain-containing protein: MHHQQVLIKTASIALTLTYILTGIGNISPTQAETKVDSNQNYSLRAHIWDVAAIAFSEDGKTLVSGGFDETIQVWNLKNRKLIYTLPGHKDGVNAVAITANGKILISAGGANQSNTDKTIRVWNLENGKLKKSQPKLLFSFKGHTSGITALTISPDGETLASSSYDKTVKLWNLKTGTLLKTLTGHHSWVRAIAFSPDGETLVSGGGALDMKTDTNIHLWNLKTGKSNRVISGNPNPITFVVFTPDGKNLLAASETNIKIINPESGKLVRSQNSNSIAGIKAIALSPQGTSFVTASLDASVKLWQLSDGKLLKTLVPAAKDSNLDRSYPSTISFSPDGKNLAIGHGGGAYLSNFPIQMRAITK; this comes from the coding sequence ATGCATCACCAACAAGTACTAATCAAAACAGCAAGCATTGCTTTAACCTTGACATATATACTGACTGGAATAGGCAATATTAGTCCAACTCAGGCAGAAACCAAAGTAGATTCTAACCAAAATTACAGCCTTCGCGCTCATATTTGGGATGTCGCAGCAATAGCTTTTTCTGAAGATGGTAAAACTTTAGTTAGTGGTGGTTTTGACGAAACTATCCAAGTTTGGAACCTAAAAAACCGCAAATTGATTTACACATTACCGGGACATAAGGATGGTGTAAATGCTGTTGCCATCACTGCCAACGGCAAAATCTTAATTAGTGCGGGAGGTGCAAATCAAAGTAACACCGATAAAACTATTCGGGTTTGGAACTTAGAAAATGGCAAACTGAAAAAATCCCAACCTAAACTTCTATTCAGTTTCAAAGGACATACCTCTGGAATTACCGCATTAACAATTAGTCCAGATGGGGAAACCCTAGCAAGTTCAAGTTATGACAAAACAGTCAAACTATGGAACCTGAAAACAGGTACATTACTAAAAACCCTCACAGGTCATCATAGTTGGGTAAGAGCGATCGCATTCAGTCCAGATGGGGAAACTCTCGTTAGTGGTGGAGGTGCTTTAGATATGAAAACAGATACAAATATCCATCTGTGGAATCTGAAAACCGGGAAATCTAACCGTGTCATCTCTGGAAACCCCAACCCCATCACCTTCGTTGTCTTTACTCCAGATGGGAAAAATCTCCTAGCAGCTTCCGAAACCAACATCAAAATCATTAATCCCGAAAGTGGAAAATTAGTCCGCTCTCAAAATAGTAACTCCATCGCAGGCATTAAAGCGATCGCATTGAGTCCACAAGGTACGAGTTTCGTTACTGCTTCCCTCGACGCTTCCGTCAAATTATGGCAACTTAGTGACGGAAAACTTCTCAAAACCTTAGTTCCCGCAGCAAAAGACTCAAATTTAGATCGTTCCTACCCCAGCACCATCAGTTTTAGTCCCGATGGTAAAAATTTGGCTATCGGTCATGGTGGTGGAGCATACCTATCTAATTTTCCCATTCAAATGCGCGCTATTACAAAATAG
- a CDS encoding bifunctional 4-hydroxy-2-oxoglutarate aldolase/2-dehydro-3-deoxy-phosphogluconate aldolase: MSDKSWLLKLRQHRAIAVIRSNQMEIAYSMAQAVAAGGMKLIEITWNSDRAGDLIKQLRTELPDCTIGTGTLLNMDDLESAIASGVEFLFTPHVNPEIIHTANLQNIPVIPGALTPTEIVNAWNSGADCVKVFPVQSLGGVNYIKSLQAPLSNIPMIPTGGITLANAYQFIEAGAIAVGLSSELFPQDLIKAGKWDAISQLAKNLNQQINQI, translated from the coding sequence ATGTCGGACAAATCTTGGTTATTAAAATTGCGACAACATCGTGCAATCGCAGTAATTCGCTCGAATCAGATGGAAATAGCCTATAGTATGGCTCAAGCTGTAGCTGCTGGGGGAATGAAGCTAATTGAAATTACTTGGAATAGCGATCGCGCTGGTGATTTAATTAAGCAACTGCGTACAGAACTGCCCGATTGTACAATTGGGACAGGAACCTTGCTAAATATGGATGATTTGGAGAGTGCGATCGCATCAGGAGTAGAATTCTTATTTACACCCCACGTCAACCCTGAAATAATTCACACTGCAAATTTACAAAATATACCAGTCATACCTGGTGCTTTGACCCCCACAGAAATCGTCAATGCTTGGAATTCTGGGGCAGACTGTGTTAAGGTTTTCCCGGTTCAATCTCTTGGTGGAGTAAACTACATAAAAAGTTTACAGGCACCTCTCAGTAATATTCCCATGATTCCCACTGGCGGCATTACCTTAGCTAATGCTTACCAGTTTATCGAAGCTGGTGCCATTGCCGTTGGTTTGAGTAGTGAACTATTTCCCCAAGATTTAATCAAAGCCGGAAAATGGGACGCAATTTCCCAACTAGCCAAAAATTTAAATCAGCAAATCAATCAAATTTAG
- a CDS encoding L,D-transpeptidase yields MKSIIYSPWMRSFNVILLTIFLILGAFNTGSHEVTAQQKSQRISQAVKRLKKSPRRWIQVDISQQKLVAWEGKNPVYAMRVSTGKSKTPTRIGIFNVQTKLRRTRMQGKDYNVPNVPHVMYYSGGYGIHGAYWHNKFGTPASHGCVNLRPNQAKRLYNWASLGTPVIVQR; encoded by the coding sequence ATGAAAAGCATAATTTACTCTCCCTGGATGCGCTCATTTAATGTTATTCTCCTAACTATATTTCTAATTTTAGGTGCTTTTAATACAGGTTCCCATGAGGTAACTGCCCAGCAGAAAAGCCAACGCATCAGCCAAGCAGTCAAAAGGCTCAAAAAATCACCACGACGTTGGATTCAAGTTGATATTTCCCAACAAAAATTAGTTGCTTGGGAAGGCAAAAATCCTGTTTACGCAATGCGAGTTTCTACAGGTAAAAGTAAAACTCCCACTCGAATAGGCATATTTAATGTTCAAACAAAACTCCGTCGCACCAGGATGCAGGGTAAAGATTATAATGTTCCTAATGTCCCCCATGTCATGTATTACTCCGGCGGTTACGGAATTCATGGTGCTTACTGGCACAATAAATTCGGAACACCAGCTAGTCACGGTTGTGTAAATCTCCGACCAAATCAAGCTAAACGTTTATATAATTGGGCATCACTGGGTACACCAGTAATCGTGCAAAGATAA
- a CDS encoding CTB family bacteriocin: MLFGMMIASAAIELSNEDLDSIAGGNIADVEVAAYSSERNQLSSLFATGLAGIISGTQASEQQVNGFSFKDVNAGN, from the coding sequence ATGCTATTTGGAATGATGATCGCTAGTGCAGCAATTGAATTATCTAACGAGGATTTGGATTCAATTGCTGGTGGTAACATAGCAGATGTTGAAGTGGCTGCATATAGTTCAGAAAGAAATCAGTTAAGTTCACTTTTTGCAACAGGTTTGGCGGGAATTATTTCCGGAACACAAGCATCTGAACAGCAAGTGAATGGATTTTCTTTTAAAGATGTGAATGCGGGTAATTAG
- a CDS encoding DUF3365 domain-containing protein, producing the protein MLRNLKLATRFTLLLSLVFIITTIVSGITLSNALEHRAEQEINDRGKIVLQMVDSVRDYTENNVSPLLESKLESQNQFISETVPTFSVRKVFDYLSQHPEYKNFIYKDATLNPTSLRDKADEFETRIIERFQKEPGKDNLSGFRTLYGDRLFYSARPFAITKESCLRCHSTPEVAPKSLIMTYGTKNGFGWKLNEVIGTQIIYVPANKVFDNAHKTFSLVLTIFLIIFTIVILFINLLLQQNVIQPIKPLAELAKKITTDSITSDLGVETEIKQIDIITNRTDELGQLGKVFQRMIREIHIREQKLKQQVQELKIEIDSKKRARQVSEIEGSEYFKQLKQEAKDIRKKWDK; encoded by the coding sequence ATGTTACGTAATCTTAAATTAGCTACTAGATTTACTCTACTTTTATCACTAGTCTTTATCATCACTACTATCGTTAGTGGCATCACCCTATCCAATGCCCTAGAACATCGCGCAGAACAAGAAATTAACGATCGAGGAAAAATAGTTCTACAGATGGTTGATTCGGTTAGAGATTATACCGAAAATAACGTCAGTCCTTTACTAGAATCAAAATTAGAGTCACAAAATCAATTCATCTCAGAAACAGTACCAACATTTTCTGTGAGGAAAGTTTTTGATTATTTAAGCCAGCATCCAGAGTATAAAAACTTTATTTATAAAGATGCGACTCTTAACCCAACAAGTCTTCGGGATAAAGCAGACGAATTTGAAACTAGAATTATTGAGCGTTTTCAAAAAGAACCAGGAAAAGATAACTTATCAGGTTTCCGAACTCTATATGGTGATAGGCTATTTTATAGCGCTCGTCCCTTTGCCATCACAAAAGAAAGCTGTCTACGGTGTCACAGCACCCCAGAAGTAGCACCAAAAAGTTTAATTATGACTTATGGTACAAAAAACGGTTTTGGTTGGAAGCTAAATGAGGTAATTGGTACTCAAATTATTTATGTTCCAGCAAATAAGGTTTTCGACAATGCTCATAAAACTTTTTCCCTAGTGCTAACTATTTTCCTAATTATATTTACAATCGTCATTTTATTTATTAATTTACTGCTCCAACAAAACGTTATTCAGCCCATCAAACCTTTAGCTGAACTGGCTAAGAAAATCACCACAGATTCTATTACTTCGGATCTCGGAGTAGAAACAGAAATTAAACAAATCGATATTATTACAAATCGGACTGACGAATTAGGACAATTAGGTAAAGTTTTTCAGAGAATGATCCGCGAAATTCACATACGTGAACAAAAATTGAAACAACAGGTTCAGGAATTAAAGATTGAAATTGATAGCAAGAAACGCGCTCGTCAAGTTTCAGAAATTGAAGGCTCAGAATATTTTAAGCAGCTAAAACAGGAAGCGAAAGATATTCGCAAAAAGTGGGATAAGTAG
- a CDS encoding MinD/ParA family protein, translated as MAQVISIHSFRGGTGKSNVTANIATILARSGKRVAIVDTDIQSPGIHVLFGLDEGKIKYTLNDYLWGRCPIEKAAYDVGTLIKAKQPSTVIKGSILLIPSSIKTSEISRILREGYDARKLNDGLQNLVRRLKLDYLLIDTHPGINEETLLSIIISNVLIVILRPDSQDYHGTAVAVDVARKLEVPKMMLVVNKALPSLNFDSLRQQVQTAYNTKVAGILPVCEEMFQLASSDIFCLRYPNHPWTQEVNAIARQLL; from the coding sequence ATGGCTCAAGTTATTTCAATTCACTCTTTCCGTGGTGGTACTGGAAAATCAAATGTTACGGCAAATATCGCAACTATTCTCGCTCGTTCTGGTAAAAGAGTTGCAATTGTTGATACCGATATTCAATCACCAGGAATTCACGTTCTTTTTGGATTAGATGAGGGGAAAATTAAATATACTTTAAATGATTATCTATGGGGGCGTTGCCCAATTGAAAAAGCTGCCTATGACGTAGGAACACTTATTAAAGCAAAACAGCCATCAACAGTTATTAAAGGTAGCATATTATTAATTCCCTCTAGTATTAAAACTAGCGAAATTTCACGCATTTTGCGAGAAGGTTATGACGCACGTAAATTAAATGATGGTTTGCAAAATTTAGTACGTCGCTTGAAGCTAGATTATCTGCTAATTGATACTCACCCTGGAATCAACGAAGAGACTTTACTATCAATTATTATTTCTAACGTTTTAATTGTTATTTTACGTCCCGATAGTCAAGATTACCATGGTACAGCGGTAGCGGTGGATGTTGCCCGCAAATTAGAAGTACCAAAAATGATGCTAGTGGTAAATAAAGCCTTACCAAGTTTGAATTTTGATTCCCTTAGACAACAGGTACAAACTGCCTATAACACCAAGGTTGCAGGAATTCTACCTGTTTGTGAAGAGATGTTTCAATTAGCCAGTAGTGATATATTTTGTCTGCGTTATCCAAATCATCCATGGACTCAGGAGGTGAATGCGATCGCACGGCAGCTACTATAA
- a CDS encoding c-type heme family protein — protein sequence MKIETKVNILLAIVFTFGMLTSGVTLSNALQQKAENEVNSKALLLLKMANSVREYTNNNINTLLAPSLETQDQFIPEAIPSYSIRLVFENLRKNPEYNNFRYKDAVTNPTSSKDQADAFELGLIDNFNKNRSLTSKTGFTTIDGNKLFYSANPLIIKEAKCLRCHGTPEQAPKSQIATYGAKNGFNWKLNVVIGTQIIYFPAQNIFDAAFQSLSRMMWLLIILFTTILILMNVFLKKIILQRIKKISSAAKKVSTGAMDANFENNYQDEIGDLAEAFNRMKRSLEIALNLLNKTKS from the coding sequence ATGAAAATTGAAACCAAAGTTAATATACTTTTAGCCATAGTTTTCACATTCGGCATGTTGACTAGTGGTGTGACCTTATCCAATGCGCTTCAGCAAAAAGCAGAAAATGAAGTCAACTCCAAGGCTTTACTTTTGCTAAAAATGGCTAATTCAGTCAGGGAATATACAAATAATAATATTAATACTTTATTAGCACCGAGCTTAGAAACCCAAGATCAATTTATCCCCGAAGCGATACCATCATATTCAATTCGCTTAGTATTTGAGAATTTACGCAAAAATCCCGAATATAATAATTTTAGATATAAAGACGCAGTTACTAATCCCACTAGTTCAAAAGACCAAGCTGATGCATTCGAGTTGGGATTAATTGATAATTTCAATAAAAATCGCAGCTTAACATCCAAAACTGGATTCACTACAATTGACGGGAATAAATTGTTCTATAGTGCAAATCCTCTTATCATCAAAGAAGCAAAATGTCTACGCTGCCATGGTACACCAGAACAAGCACCCAAAAGTCAAATAGCTACTTATGGTGCCAAAAATGGCTTTAATTGGAAGCTGAATGTTGTCATTGGAACACAAATTATTTATTTTCCGGCTCAAAATATCTTCGATGCTGCGTTTCAGTCTTTATCAAGAATGATGTGGCTTTTAATTATCCTATTTACGACAATTTTGATTCTGATGAATGTTTTTTTGAAAAAAATTATATTACAACGGATTAAAAAAATATCGTCAGCCGCAAAGAAAGTCAGTACTGGGGCAATGGATGCTAACTTTGAAAATAATTATCAAGATGAAATTGGTGATTTAGCAGAAGCTTTTAATCGGATGAAACGCAGTTTAGAAATTGCTCTTAATTTGCTAAATAAAACTAAATCATAA
- the psbC gene encoding photosystem II reaction center protein CP43: MVTLSNSSISMGGRDQESTGFAWWSGNARLINLSGKLLGAHVAHAGLIVFWAGAMTLFEVAHFVPEKPMYEQGIILLSHLAALGWGVGSGGEVIDTFPYFVVGVLHLISSAVLGFGGIYHAVRGPETLEEYSSFFGYDWKDKNKMTNIIGFHLIILGCGALLLVLKAMFFGGLYDTWAPGGGDVRVITNPTLNPAIIFGYLIKSPFGGDGWIVSVSNLEDVVGGHIWIALICISGGIWHILTKPFGWARRAFIWSGEAYLSYSLGALSMMGFIASCMVWYNNTVYPSEFFGPTGPEASQAQALTFLIRDQRLGANVGSAQGPTGLGKYLMRSPSGEIIFGGETMRFWDFRGPWLEPLRGPNGLDLDKVKNDIQPWQARRAAEYMTHAPLGSLNSVGGVATEINSFNYVSPRAWLACFHFVMGFFFLIGHLWHAGRARAAAGGFERGIDRENEPVMSMNELD; this comes from the coding sequence GTGGTAACGCTCTCTAATAGCTCCATTTCTATGGGCGGTCGTGACCAAGAATCCACAGGCTTTGCTTGGTGGTCGGGTAACGCTCGTCTGATCAACCTTTCTGGAAAATTGCTGGGCGCGCACGTTGCCCACGCTGGTCTAATAGTATTCTGGGCTGGTGCCATGACCTTGTTTGAGGTCGCCCACTTCGTACCTGAAAAGCCAATGTACGAGCAAGGTATTATCTTGCTATCCCACTTGGCAGCTTTAGGTTGGGGTGTTGGTTCCGGCGGTGAAGTAATTGATACTTTCCCCTACTTTGTAGTTGGTGTACTTCACTTAATTTCTTCTGCTGTCTTAGGATTTGGTGGTATTTACCATGCAGTCCGTGGTCCAGAAACCTTAGAAGAATACTCTTCATTCTTCGGTTATGACTGGAAAGATAAGAACAAGATGACCAACATCATCGGGTTCCACCTCATTATTTTAGGATGTGGTGCACTCTTGTTAGTCCTCAAAGCAATGTTCTTTGGCGGTCTGTACGATACTTGGGCACCAGGTGGTGGTGATGTTCGCGTCATTACTAACCCAACCCTAAATCCAGCAATTATCTTCGGATACTTGATCAAATCTCCCTTCGGTGGAGACGGTTGGATCGTCAGCGTTAGCAACTTAGAAGATGTTGTTGGCGGTCACATCTGGATTGCATTAATTTGTATTTCTGGCGGTATTTGGCATATTCTCACCAAGCCTTTTGGTTGGGCACGTCGCGCTTTCATCTGGTCTGGTGAAGCTTACCTTTCATACAGCTTAGGCGCATTGTCCATGATGGGCTTCATCGCTTCCTGTATGGTTTGGTACAACAATACTGTTTACCCCAGCGAATTCTTTGGTCCTACTGGTCCTGAAGCATCACAAGCTCAAGCTTTGACTTTCTTGATCCGTGACCAACGCTTAGGTGCTAACGTCGGTTCTGCTCAAGGTCCAACTGGTCTTGGTAAATACTTGATGCGTTCTCCATCCGGTGAAATTATCTTCGGTGGTGAAACCATGCGCTTCTGGGATTTCCGTGGTCCTTGGTTAGAGCCTCTTCGTGGACCTAACGGTCTTGACTTGGATAAAGTTAAGAACGATATTCAACCATGGCAAGCTCGCCGTGCGGCTGAATACATGACCCACGCTCCCCTGGGTTCTTTGAACTCTGTTGGTGGTGTGGCAACTGAAATCAACTCTTTCAACTACGTTTCTCCTCGTGCGTGGTTGGCATGTTTCCACTTCGTGATGGGTTTCTTCTTCCTTATTGGTCACTTATGGCACGCGGGACGCGCTCGTGCTGCTGCTGGTGGCTTTGAGAGAGGTATCGATCGTGAAAACGAACCAGTAATGTCAATGAATGAACTGGATTAG
- the psbD gene encoding photosystem II D2 protein (photosystem q(a) protein) — MTIAVGRAPSRGWFDVLDDWLKRDRFVFVGWSGILLFPCAFMALGGWMTGTTFVSSWYTHGLASSYLEGCNFLTVAVSTPADSMGHSLLLLWGPEAQGDLTRWFQLGGLWAFVALHGAFGLIGFMLRQFEIARLVGIRPYNAIAFSAPIAVFVSVFLMYPLGQSSWFFAPSFGVAAIFRFLLFLQGFHNWTLNPFHMMGVAGVLGGALLCAIHGATVENTLFEDGEASNTFRAFNPTQAEETYSMVTANRFWSQIFGIAFSNKRWLHFFMLFVPVTGLWMSAVGIVGLALNLRAYDFVSQELRAAEDPEFETFYTKNILLNEGIRAWMAPQDQPHEKFVFPEEVLPRGNAL, encoded by the coding sequence ATGACCATCGCAGTAGGACGCGCCCCCAGTAGAGGGTGGTTTGACGTACTGGACGACTGGTTAAAACGCGATCGCTTCGTGTTTGTAGGCTGGTCAGGAATCCTCTTATTCCCCTGTGCTTTTATGGCATTAGGTGGATGGATGACCGGTACAACCTTCGTCAGTTCCTGGTACACTCACGGATTAGCATCGTCATACCTTGAAGGATGCAACTTCCTAACAGTAGCAGTATCAACACCAGCAGACAGCATGGGACATTCCTTGTTGTTGCTGTGGGGACCAGAAGCTCAAGGAGACTTGACCCGTTGGTTCCAACTAGGAGGACTATGGGCATTTGTCGCCCTACATGGAGCCTTTGGATTAATCGGCTTTATGTTGCGTCAATTTGAAATTGCACGATTAGTTGGGATTCGTCCTTACAACGCGATCGCATTTTCAGCACCGATAGCAGTATTCGTCAGCGTCTTCTTGATGTACCCCTTGGGACAATCAAGCTGGTTCTTCGCACCTAGCTTTGGAGTAGCAGCAATTTTCCGTTTCCTATTATTCTTGCAAGGGTTCCACAACTGGACACTCAACCCCTTCCACATGATGGGAGTAGCAGGAGTATTGGGTGGAGCATTGTTATGTGCAATCCACGGTGCAACAGTAGAAAACACCCTGTTTGAAGACGGTGAAGCATCCAACACCTTCCGCGCTTTCAACCCTACCCAAGCAGAAGAAACCTACTCGATGGTGACAGCAAACCGTTTCTGGTCACAGATATTCGGTATCGCTTTCTCCAACAAACGTTGGTTACACTTCTTCATGCTCTTCGTACCCGTAACCGGGTTGTGGATGAGTGCAGTTGGTATTGTTGGTTTAGCATTAAACCTGCGGGCTTATGACTTCGTATCGCAAGAATTGCGTGCAGCAGAAGACCCAGAATTTGAAACTTTCTATACCAAGAACATTTTGTTAAACGAGGGTATCCGCGCTTGGATGGCTCCTCAAGATCAGCCTCACGAAAAATTTGTATTCCCTGAAGAGGTACTACCACGTGGTAACGCTCTCTAA